Proteins found in one Oscillospiraceae bacterium genomic segment:
- the pfkA gene encoding 6-phosphofructokinase: MDKKMARIGVLTSGGDAPGMNAAIRAVARTAAAHDIQCLGIRRGYNGLINGDVTELGPQNVAGIVTRGGTILYTARCPEFMTEAGLQKGVDSCRYLGLDGLVAIGGDGTFRGALALAAHGVPTIGIPGTIDNDIGSTHYSIGFDTACNTALSCIDKLRDTMQSHERCSVVEVMGRNAGHLAVYVGIAVGATAILVPEKEVDFETDVIEKMRSARIHGRNHSIIIVAEGVGRATDIGSRIKKETGMDPRITILGHIQRGGSPTARDRVTASRMGVYAVETLLEGRSNRVVCIRNGEMCDHDIDEALAMKRDLQESMYRTALTLTSV; encoded by the coding sequence GCGGCGCACGACATCCAGTGCCTCGGCATCCGCCGCGGTTACAACGGACTCATCAACGGGGACGTCACTGAACTGGGGCCGCAAAACGTCGCCGGCATCGTCACCCGCGGGGGCACGATCCTCTACACGGCCCGCTGCCCGGAATTCATGACGGAGGCGGGCCTGCAGAAGGGCGTGGACTCCTGCCGTTACCTCGGCCTCGACGGCCTCGTCGCCATCGGCGGCGACGGCACCTTCCGCGGCGCGCTGGCGCTGGCGGCCCACGGGGTCCCCACCATCGGGATCCCCGGCACCATCGACAACGACATCGGCAGCACCCACTACTCCATCGGCTTCGACACGGCCTGCAACACGGCGCTCTCCTGCATCGACAAACTGCGGGACACGATGCAGTCGCACGAGCGGTGCTCCGTCGTCGAAGTCATGGGCCGCAACGCCGGGCACCTCGCCGTCTACGTCGGCATCGCCGTGGGCGCCACCGCAATTTTGGTCCCGGAAAAGGAAGTGGATTTTGAAACGGACGTCATTGAAAAGATGCGCAGCGCGCGCATCCACGGCCGCAACCACTCCATCATCATCGTGGCCGAGGGGGTCGGGCGCGCCACCGACATCGGAAGCCGGATCAAAAAGGAGACGGGCATGGACCCGCGCATCACCATCTTGGGGCACATCCAGCGCGGCGGCTCCCCCACCGCCCGCGACCGCGTGACCGCCTCGCGCATGGGCGTATACGCCGTCGAGACGCTGCTGGAGGGGCGCTCCAACCGGGTGGTGTGCATCCGCAACGGCGAGATGTGCGACCACGACATCGATGAGGCTCTGGCCATGAAGCGGGACCTGCAGGAATCCATGTACCGCACGGCGCTCACCCTGACGTCAGTATAA